The Skermanella pratensis genome has a window encoding:
- a CDS encoding general secretion pathway protein GspK, with the protein MRRPGFALIAVFWIVMVVGLFTAIVASRTGFDIDRSVWAHDMGRVRAAADGAVEEAAFRMVERLGSGQPVTDLAGVQVLDLRIDDIPVRVKIEDEDGKVDLNGAQPELLALLFETLMRDNPDLPAEDPVALSERIADFRDIDNLRRANGAEDPEYVAAGRPAGAKDGVFDTVGEMEQVLGMPPELVAAAAPFLTVHSGRAQFDPVVSPPGLQRLGSAVEAAGLLSGVAPSRRRMFSVTAEAALPSGVRLTRAASFRITGDMRQPVAWYGWRAIGG; encoded by the coding sequence ATGCGCAGACCCGGTTTCGCCCTGATCGCGGTATTCTGGATCGTCATGGTGGTCGGGCTGTTCACCGCGATCGTGGCGTCGCGGACCGGATTCGACATCGATCGCAGTGTCTGGGCGCACGACATGGGCAGGGTCAGGGCCGCCGCCGACGGGGCGGTGGAGGAGGCGGCGTTCCGGATGGTCGAGCGCCTCGGCTCGGGGCAGCCGGTGACGGACCTCGCCGGGGTGCAGGTCTTGGATCTGCGCATCGACGACATCCCGGTCCGGGTGAAGATCGAGGACGAGGATGGCAAGGTCGACCTCAACGGCGCCCAGCCAGAGCTGCTCGCGCTGCTTTTCGAAACCCTGATGCGCGACAACCCGGACCTTCCCGCCGAGGATCCGGTGGCGCTTTCCGAGCGCATCGCCGACTTCCGCGACATCGACAACCTGCGCCGGGCGAACGGCGCCGAGGATCCGGAGTATGTGGCCGCCGGCCGGCCGGCCGGCGCGAAGGACGGCGTGTTCGACACCGTGGGCGAAATGGAGCAGGTCCTTGGCATGCCTCCGGAACTGGTCGCGGCGGCGGCCCCGTTCCTTACGGTCCATAGCGGGCGGGCGCAGTTCGACCCTGTCGTGAGTCCGCCCGGATTGCAGCGGCTGGGCAGCGCCGTCGAGGCCGCCGGGCTGCTCAGCGGAGTGGCGCCCTCGCGGCGGCGCATGTTCTCGGTGACGGCCGAGGCAGCGCTGCCGAGCGGAGTCAGGCTGACGCGCGCTGCGTCTTTCAGGATAACCGGCGACATGCGCCAGCCGGTCGCCTGGTACGGCTGGCGGGCTATCGGCGGCTGA
- a CDS encoding prepilin-type N-terminal cleavage/methylation domain-containing protein, translated as MTRRPGFTLLEMLVAMTLIAFIMVAGQQVIALAARAAAPRGDGGHGFLVQRQIADWLETALPVRSDRRDRAPLIFSGDQGSLRFVTVLPQRFGLAGPNVVTMSGSPGGLLARWQPLRLTGEQQVGERLILEGAVQVSFRYWDNAGGWRNAWPAGQRLPDLIELSMSGGPAEGWPPIVVAPRNR; from the coding sequence ATGACCCGGCGCCCCGGATTCACGCTCCTGGAAATGCTGGTGGCGATGACGCTCATCGCCTTCATCATGGTCGCCGGCCAGCAGGTGATCGCGCTCGCGGCCCGCGCGGCCGCACCTCGCGGTGACGGCGGCCATGGTTTTCTGGTCCAGCGCCAGATCGCCGACTGGCTGGAAACCGCCCTGCCGGTCCGGTCGGACCGGCGCGACCGCGCGCCGCTGATCTTCTCCGGTGACCAGGGATCGCTCCGCTTCGTCACGGTCCTGCCCCAGCGCTTCGGCCTCGCCGGTCCCAACGTCGTGACCATGTCCGGGTCGCCCGGCGGCCTGCTGGCGAGATGGCAGCCGCTCCGCCTGACCGGCGAGCAGCAGGTCGGCGAGCGGTTGATCCTGGAAGGGGCGGTTCAGGTCTCGTTCCGCTACTGGGACAACGCCGGCGGTTGGCGGAACGCCTGGCCCGCCGGCCAGCGCCTGCCGGACCTGATCGAGCTGAGCATGAGCGGCGGTCCCGCCGAGGGGTGGCCGCCGATCGTCGTGGCGCCGCGCAACCGCTGA
- a CDS encoding type II secretion system protein — translation MTDAPPAGRQRPALARRPGFSLIEVLVALAILGIALGAMMPRLSFGSLASERAERTEEAVMLAERLLVEVGRTIPMPSGTPVDGTTPDGFSWRLETCCLRTMEDATGRSTAGIADIRVEVSWLSMRGSRNIALVTRRMIPGEAG, via the coding sequence ATGACTGACGCGCCGCCCGCCGGCCGGCAGCGCCCCGCCTTGGCCCGCCGTCCCGGATTCAGCCTGATCGAGGTCCTCGTCGCCCTTGCGATCCTGGGCATCGCGCTGGGCGCCATGATGCCCCGCCTCTCCTTCGGAAGCCTGGCGTCCGAGCGCGCCGAACGCACCGAGGAAGCGGTCATGCTGGCGGAGAGGCTTCTGGTAGAAGTGGGGCGTACCATCCCGATGCCTTCCGGAACGCCCGTCGACGGCACGACCCCCGACGGCTTCTCCTGGCGGCTCGAAACCTGTTGCCTGCGGACGATGGAGGACGCCACGGGACGGAGCACCGCGGGCATCGCCGATATCCGGGTGGAGGTGTCCTGGCTGTCCATGCGCGGCAGCCGGAACATCGCCCTGGTCACCCGCCGGATGATCCCGGGAGAGGCGGGATGA
- a CDS encoding GspH/FimT family pseudopilin, which yields MKSHAGFTLLELLVVMAIAGLVMLAAPRLGGSWAEGAKERAAVRELGSALSRARYMATATRSPVEVQFDLKAREWRIQPGGKGGRLPGSSVRVLGIDGGVPGDGATAAIRFYADGGSSGGTVLLDLPSASRGQARIAADWLSGRIQVDD from the coding sequence ATGAAAAGTCACGCCGGCTTCACCTTGCTCGAGCTGCTCGTCGTCATGGCGATAGCCGGGCTGGTGATGCTGGCGGCGCCTCGGCTGGGAGGGTCTTGGGCCGAGGGAGCCAAGGAAAGGGCTGCCGTCCGGGAACTGGGCTCGGCACTGTCCCGCGCCCGCTACATGGCGACCGCGACACGAAGCCCGGTCGAGGTGCAGTTCGACCTGAAGGCCCGGGAATGGCGGATCCAGCCCGGCGGAAAGGGGGGGCGCCTTCCCGGTTCGAGCGTCCGCGTACTCGGGATCGACGGCGGCGTGCCGGGCGACGGCGCCACTGCAGCGATCCGGTTCTATGCCGACGGTGGCTCCTCGGGAGGTACCGTCCTCCTGGATCTGCCCAGCGCCAGCCGCGGACAGGCGCGGATCGCGGCGGATTGGCTGAGCGGCAGGATCCAGGTCGATGACTGA
- the gspG gene encoding type II secretion system major pseudopilin GspG, with the protein MGNSRQEAHSPRAIRPIAGRRTPAGRMSHRKRPSSAAGFTLLELLVVLVILGLLASVTAPAVARYLSGAKVDAAKLQIQNLSTTLDMYRLDTGSYPSQQDGLKALVQRPSGAQRWNGPYLRKADMIKDPWGQEYHYRTPGERAEVEVFTLGADKAAGGTGENQDLGSW; encoded by the coding sequence ATGGGGAATTCCCGCCAAGAGGCTCATAGCCCGAGAGCCATCCGCCCGATCGCCGGCCGCCGGACGCCTGCCGGCCGGATGAGCCACCGGAAGCGTCCCTCCTCGGCAGCCGGATTTACCCTCCTGGAACTGCTGGTCGTGCTCGTCATCCTGGGGCTGCTGGCCTCGGTCACCGCGCCGGCTGTCGCGCGCTATCTCAGCGGCGCCAAGGTGGACGCGGCCAAGCTGCAGATCCAGAACCTGTCGACCACGCTGGACATGTACCGGCTGGACACGGGAAGCTACCCGTCCCAGCAGGACGGCCTGAAGGCCCTGGTACAGCGTCCTTCGGGCGCGCAACGCTGGAACGGCCCCTATCTACGGAAGGCCGACATGATCAAGGATCCGTGGGGTCAGGAATATCACTACCGCACCCCCGGAGAGCGCGCCGAGGTCGAGGTGTTCACGCTGGGCGCCGACAAGGCTGCCGGAGGCACGGGGGAGAACCAGGACCTGGGCAGCTGGTGA
- a CDS encoding anti-sigma factor family protein, translated as MIELTDEILVAYVDEELPLETRLAVEAGIARDPVAQAKVRDMRDTAALLRSAFPEEEPRNNIVLLKPRPKGRIVKNPVFLAGLVAAMVALVVGAGLSAFPSHGSGREHFMADVAAYHSVYAAETEHLAEVPASRKDHIEEWLGARIGLQFTVPDLSSEGWIFEGGRLLAEADQPIAQLLYSAPDRQPIALCITKSDQTASAPVQYDPGKGLKVAAWDDNGYLYIVVGALAPTELDRLTQEVRDHFQHA; from the coding sequence ATGATCGAACTGACAGATGAAATCCTTGTCGCCTATGTCGACGAGGAATTGCCCCTAGAGACACGGCTGGCCGTGGAGGCTGGCATTGCCCGCGACCCCGTTGCCCAGGCCAAGGTCAGGGACATGCGCGACACGGCCGCCTTGCTGCGGTCCGCCTTCCCGGAAGAAGAGCCGAGGAACAACATCGTCCTGCTCAAGCCCAGGCCCAAGGGGCGCATTGTCAAGAACCCGGTCTTCCTGGCCGGCCTTGTCGCCGCCATGGTCGCCCTGGTCGTCGGAGCCGGTCTCTCCGCGTTTCCGTCGCACGGAAGCGGGCGTGAGCACTTCATGGCCGACGTCGCAGCCTATCACTCCGTCTACGCGGCGGAGACCGAACACCTGGCCGAAGTCCCCGCATCGCGGAAAGACCATATCGAGGAATGGCTGGGTGCGCGCATCGGACTGCAGTTCACGGTTCCCGACCTGTCGTCCGAAGGTTGGATATTCGAAGGCGGCAGACTGCTGGCGGAAGCCGACCAGCCGATCGCGCAGCTGCTCTATTCCGCCCCGGACCGGCAGCCGATCGCGCTGTGCATCACGAAGTCCGACCAGACAGCGAGCGCCCCGGTCCAGTACGACCCGGGCAAGGGACTTAAGGTTGCCGCCTGGGACGATAACGGGTACCTGTACATCGTGGTTGGCGCCCTCGCCCCGACGGAACTCGACCGACTTACGCAGGAGGTCCGGGATCACTTCCAGCATGCCTGA
- a CDS encoding RNA polymerase sigma factor — protein MRDKIVAILPKLQRFARVLTGSRDAGDDLVQRACERLLRKPEAYDGILCLESWMYRVINNAWIDEKRSARSKLSDPIEAGLEIVGENGEATVDVRSTLARVRLEMARLPAEQRAALMLVCVDGLSYQEAANVLGIPIGTLMSRLARARLALAERMRQAHSGHVGTPVGKVG, from the coding sequence GTGAGAGACAAAATTGTTGCCATACTGCCGAAGTTGCAGCGCTTTGCACGGGTCCTGACGGGTTCGCGCGATGCCGGGGACGACTTGGTGCAACGGGCCTGCGAACGCCTCCTGCGCAAGCCCGAGGCTTACGACGGCATCCTCTGTCTGGAAAGCTGGATGTATCGGGTCATCAACAACGCCTGGATCGACGAGAAGCGCAGCGCGCGGAGCAAGCTTTCCGACCCCATAGAGGCCGGCCTGGAGATCGTCGGGGAGAATGGCGAGGCTACGGTCGATGTCCGTTCTACCCTGGCCCGTGTGCGCTTGGAAATGGCGCGCTTGCCGGCGGAGCAGCGGGCCGCCCTGATGCTTGTCTGCGTCGACGGGCTGAGCTATCAGGAAGCGGCCAACGTGCTCGGGATTCCGATCGGGACGCTGATGAGCCGCCTGGCCCGCGCGCGCCTTGCCCTGGCGGAACGGATGCGGCAAGCCCATTCGGGCCATGTCGGCACCCCGGTCGGCAAAGTTGGCTGA
- a CDS encoding anti-sigma factor family protein, which yields MHNLLVAGQLYSTVEGSLDEGLIMAYVDGELDQDGRNYVETLLAGNAEAREFADLLQLSSTLVRSAFVEEPETPAVRLSVVPTQGSGGTARTPVQRRRLRRNA from the coding sequence ATGCACAATCTGCTTGTCGCGGGACAGCTTTACAGCACCGTCGAGGGCAGCCTCGATGAAGGCCTCATCATGGCCTATGTTGACGGTGAGTTGGACCAGGATGGGCGAAACTATGTGGAAACCTTGCTTGCGGGCAACGCGGAAGCAAGAGAATTTGCAGATCTCCTGCAGTTGAGTTCCACTCTGGTCAGGTCCGCCTTCGTCGAAGAACCGGAAACGCCGGCGGTTCGGCTTTCCGTCGTTCCGACACAGGGCTCCGGCGGCACCGCAAGGACTCCGGTACAGCGCAGACGCCTCCGACGAAACGCTTGA
- a CDS encoding sigma factor-like helix-turn-helix DNA-binding protein → MLSNCPCRLLPFATVEHRTISQEEAVKRSVYDSSPRQVRHELDALPPEERLAIMLVCVEGLSYREAAAQLSTSVEEIRNRLLRGRLALLSKLTVTEGSFPRSGTPRRPGRDPGQRMFAGSVPDAS, encoded by the coding sequence ATGTTGTCTAATTGCCCTTGCAGGCTACTTCCATTCGCGACTGTGGAGCACCGGACCATTTCGCAAGAGGAAGCAGTGAAGAGATCCGTTTATGACTCATCGCCACGGCAGGTTCGTCACGAGCTGGACGCTTTGCCTCCCGAAGAGCGCCTGGCCATCATGCTGGTTTGCGTTGAAGGATTGAGCTACCGGGAAGCGGCGGCGCAGCTCTCCACCTCGGTCGAGGAGATCAGGAACCGCTTGCTACGCGGCCGGCTGGCACTGTTAAGCAAGTTGACGGTGACGGAAGGGAGTTTCCCCCGATCCGGCACTCCCCGCCGGCCTGGACGCGACCCTGGACAGCGCATGTTCGCCGGTTCCGTACCGGACGCCTCCTGA
- a CDS encoding PQQ-dependent dehydrogenase, methanol/ethanol family, which translates to MSLLVGTAIFPPGSAKAGDVSQDRLLKAHDAEPQNWLHHHQSYSGQRFSKLDQINTGNVKNMKVAWTMALGGIEKGGIWPHGGLEGTPIVEDGMMYVTDGWGSVYKLDVHGGAGKLVWKMDPKTDKEWSGAVACCGVNNRGVALWKDKVISHTLDGRLISTDKETGEVAWERKVADPGVAETITGAPLIVKDMAITGVGGGEYGIRGWIAATDLNDGKEVWRRHTIPAPGEPGHETWKDDYEAWKTGGGSTWVTGTYDPQLDVIYWGVGNPGPDWDSQYRPGDNLYTNSALALDPATGQIKWHYQYTPNDPYDYDGVSEHVLVDETIRGAPRKLTLHANRNGFGYALDRESGDFLWGAKFVDKVTWTPGLDEKTGKPLNYDSSAQVQQYAEGTAPSRDNPVGTSCPGNMGGKNWPPTAYNPQLKLWYIPVIESCNQMLNEEIIPGESYQPREWFTGGGPRQHEQITGSVTAIDVTTGEVAGKFKTHYPLLGGMLATAGNVVFTGHPSGEIYALDAKTLEQLWTFNTGSGVNAPPMTFSVDGKQYVAILVGLGGAWPKWFIDGTKGLEKVQPSSMLYVFSL; encoded by the coding sequence TTGTCCCTTCTGGTGGGGACCGCCATCTTTCCACCAGGCTCGGCAAAGGCCGGCGACGTTTCGCAGGACCGCCTGCTGAAGGCTCACGATGCGGAGCCGCAGAACTGGCTGCATCATCACCAGTCCTACAGCGGCCAGCGTTTTTCGAAGCTCGACCAGATCAACACGGGCAACGTCAAGAACATGAAGGTTGCCTGGACCATGGCGCTGGGCGGCATCGAGAAAGGCGGTATCTGGCCTCATGGCGGGCTCGAAGGAACGCCCATCGTCGAGGACGGCATGATGTATGTCACCGACGGATGGGGCAGCGTCTACAAGCTCGATGTCCATGGCGGGGCCGGCAAGCTCGTCTGGAAGATGGATCCCAAGACCGACAAGGAGTGGTCGGGTGCCGTCGCCTGTTGCGGCGTCAACAACCGGGGCGTGGCGCTCTGGAAGGACAAGGTGATCTCCCATACCCTCGACGGGCGGCTGATCTCCACCGACAAGGAGACCGGCGAGGTCGCCTGGGAGCGCAAGGTCGCCGATCCCGGCGTCGCCGAGACCATCACGGGCGCGCCTCTGATCGTCAAGGACATGGCGATCACCGGCGTCGGCGGGGGCGAGTACGGGATTCGGGGCTGGATCGCGGCCACCGACCTGAACGACGGCAAGGAGGTCTGGAGGCGGCACACCATTCCCGCGCCGGGCGAACCGGGGCACGAGACCTGGAAGGACGACTACGAGGCCTGGAAGACCGGCGGCGGCTCCACCTGGGTCACCGGCACCTACGATCCTCAGCTCGACGTCATCTACTGGGGAGTCGGCAATCCCGGACCCGACTGGGACAGCCAGTACCGGCCGGGCGACAACCTCTACACCAACAGCGCGCTGGCGCTGGACCCGGCCACCGGACAGATCAAGTGGCATTACCAATACACGCCGAACGACCCCTACGACTATGACGGCGTCTCGGAGCACGTGCTGGTCGACGAGACGATCCGGGGAGCGCCGCGCAAGCTCACGCTCCATGCCAACCGCAACGGCTTCGGCTATGCCCTGGACCGCGAGAGCGGCGACTTCCTTTGGGGGGCGAAGTTCGTCGACAAGGTGACCTGGACGCCGGGCCTGGACGAGAAGACGGGAAAGCCGCTCAACTACGACAGTTCGGCCCAGGTTCAGCAATATGCGGAAGGGACGGCGCCCAGCCGCGACAACCCGGTCGGCACGTCATGCCCCGGCAACATGGGCGGCAAGAACTGGCCGCCGACCGCCTATAACCCACAGCTCAAGCTCTGGTACATTCCGGTCATCGAGAGCTGCAACCAGATGCTGAACGAGGAGATCATTCCCGGCGAGAGCTACCAGCCGCGGGAGTGGTTCACCGGCGGAGGACCGCGTCAGCACGAACAGATCACCGGGAGCGTGACGGCGATCGACGTCACGACCGGCGAAGTCGCCGGCAAGTTCAAGACCCACTATCCGCTGCTCGGCGGCATGCTCGCCACCGCCGGCAACGTCGTCTTCACCGGCCATCCATCGGGGGAGATCTACGCGCTCGACGCGAAGACGCTGGAACAGCTCTGGACGTTCAATACCGGGTCGGGTGTCAACGCCCCGCCGATGACCTTCTCGGTGGACGGCAAGCAGTATGTCGCGATCCTCGTCGGCCTCGGGGGCGCTTGGCCGAAATGGTTCATCGACGGCACCAAGGGACTGGAGAAGGTCCAGCCCAGCAGCATGCTCTACGTCTTCTCGCTGTAG
- a CDS encoding c-type cytochrome: protein MRTAIIRKLLVLPAAVLLLPLLGVPSATAADGKAIYEKANCVGCHKWHGGGGGGYGGAALSLRTTQLERDQLVEVVRCGRPGTRMPFHDKNAWSSGECYGTDPKTLGDEMPPQAAEFLSEEEIASVADYVTANQKGKDKPDRADCVSFWGEGAKQCQSYK, encoded by the coding sequence ATGAGAACTGCCATCATTCGAAAGCTGCTGGTCCTGCCTGCCGCCGTCCTTCTTCTGCCGCTGCTCGGAGTCCCGTCGGCGACGGCGGCCGACGGCAAGGCGATCTATGAGAAGGCGAACTGCGTCGGCTGCCACAAGTGGCACGGCGGCGGTGGCGGCGGCTATGGCGGTGCCGCCCTGTCGCTTCGCACGACCCAGCTCGAGCGGGACCAACTGGTCGAGGTGGTCCGGTGCGGCCGGCCGGGAACGCGCATGCCCTTCCATGACAAGAACGCGTGGTCTTCCGGGGAGTGCTACGGCACGGACCCCAAGACGCTCGGCGACGAAATGCCGCCCCAGGCGGCGGAGTTCCTGTCGGAAGAGGAGATCGCCAGCGTCGCCGACTACGTCACGGCCAATCAGAAGGGCAAGGACAAGCCCGACCGCGCGGACTGCGTTTCCTTCTGGGGAGAGGGGGCAAAACAATGCCAAAGCTACAAGTGA
- a CDS encoding DUF4142 domain-containing protein has product MGTRIPALTVSVFLAMGVSLAHGQTPVTTRADSPPISDPKFVEQATAAGLAEVEVSKIAAQKATSPDVKAFAQEMVRDHETANAELKKIAEASGFPTEGSKGSPPTTGEQGAALQPAQSLETLSGAEFDREYMVMQVKDHDDAVKLYEAQAANSQDDELRGFATAQLPALKRHLERARAIADPLIGSEAATGTTGTK; this is encoded by the coding sequence ATGGGTACCAGGATCCCCGCATTGACGGTTTCCGTCTTTCTGGCGATGGGCGTGTCCCTTGCGCATGGTCAGACGCCGGTGACCACCAGGGCCGATTCGCCGCCGATATCCGATCCCAAGTTCGTCGAGCAAGCCACGGCCGCAGGCTTGGCGGAAGTCGAGGTCAGCAAGATCGCCGCGCAGAAAGCCACCAGCCCGGACGTGAAGGCTTTCGCCCAGGAGATGGTCCGCGACCACGAGACGGCGAACGCGGAACTCAAGAAGATCGCCGAAGCCAGCGGCTTCCCGACGGAAGGCAGCAAGGGTTCGCCGCCGACCACGGGCGAGCAGGGTGCGGCACTGCAGCCCGCCCAATCCCTTGAGACGCTGTCCGGAGCGGAGTTCGACCGCGAATACATGGTCATGCAGGTCAAGGACCATGACGATGCGGTGAAGCTCTACGAAGCGCAGGCCGCGAACAGCCAGGACGACGAACTCCGCGGCTTCGCCACGGCGCAGCTTCCGGCGCTGAAGCGCCACCTGGAGCGTGCGCGCGCCATCGCCGATCCCCTGATCGGCAGCGAGGCGGCGACTGGAACCACCGGCACCAAGTGA
- a CDS encoding (2Fe-2S)-binding protein: MAVNLTVNGQRHQVDVPPDTPLLWVIRDVLGLIGTKYGCGIAACGACTVHVGAEAVRSCVTFVGDIDGPVTTIEGLDPQGNHPVQRAWRDANVPQCGYCQAGQIMQAAAFVASTRNPDDRQISEAMSGNICRCGCYQRIHAAVKAASTGA; encoded by the coding sequence ATGGCGGTCAATCTCACCGTGAATGGACAGCGGCACCAGGTGGATGTCCCGCCCGACACGCCGCTCCTCTGGGTCATCCGTGACGTGCTCGGACTGATCGGCACCAAATACGGATGCGGCATCGCGGCGTGCGGCGCCTGCACGGTCCATGTCGGCGCGGAGGCCGTCCGCTCCTGCGTCACCTTCGTCGGCGATATCGACGGCCCCGTGACAACGATCGAAGGCCTCGACCCGCAAGGCAACCATCCGGTGCAACGGGCCTGGCGCGATGCCAACGTGCCCCAGTGCGGCTACTGTCAGGCCGGCCAGATCATGCAGGCGGCGGCGTTCGTGGCGTCCACCCGGAACCCGGACGACCGCCAGATCTCCGAGGCGATGTCCGGCAACATCTGCCGGTGCGGCTGCTACCAGCGGATCCACGCCGCCGTGAAAGCGGCCAGCACGGGAGCATGA
- a CDS encoding xanthine dehydrogenase family protein molybdopterin-binding subunit, with product MPKQALIQNVSRRGFLKGVGAATGFVVALQFLPRGAFAAETYATGAGEMPHGTVNDPHVFISIDPSGTVTIVTHRSEMGTGIRTSLPMVVADELEADWSRVRLTQAPADEPRYGNQDTDGSRSMRHFIQPMRQCGAAMRQMLEEAAAREWKVPVSEVQAANHEVVHSGSGRRLGYGDLAQAAMDLPTPPLDQLKLKKDAAFRYMGKGNISIYDLDDIITGKAQYGYDTMLPGMKFAVVAHPPVVGGKVKSFDASETLKVPGVEKVIEIQTQDPRVKFTPLGGIAVVASNTYAAMKGKEALKIEWDDGPNASYDSAAYKAEMEKTARQPSKIVRNEGDPEKAFSAAARKVTAEYYVPHLACAPMEPPVATAVVGNGQCEVWAPLQYPYGAREDLAKLLNLPMDKVKVNVTLLGGGFGRKSQADFAQEAALVSQALGGVPVKLAWSREDDIQHSFYHTVSLDHLEAALDEKGKVTGWLHRTVAPSLMSTFMPDPKHEHSLELAMGVVDVPFAIPNIRCENGEAAAHTRIGWFRSVANIPHAFAAQSFVAELAHSLGRDSKDFLLELIGPARKLDIGKTGMVEEFWNYGDPYETYPIDTGRLANVVRVAADGIGWGRTLPKGHGLGIAAHRSFLSYVATAIEVAIDDQGNLSVPRVDTAIDCGFAVNPERIRSQIEGAAVMGMSSTMFSEITFEKGRAVQANYDTYEVARIDTSPLDVRTHIIPHGYDVPASGVGEPGVPPFAPALCNAIFAATGKRIRTLPIGGQDLRAI from the coding sequence ATGCCGAAGCAAGCCCTCATCCAGAACGTCAGCCGCCGCGGCTTCCTCAAGGGCGTCGGTGCCGCGACCGGTTTCGTGGTGGCCCTCCAATTCCTGCCGCGGGGCGCCTTCGCGGCGGAAACCTACGCAACCGGGGCCGGCGAGATGCCGCACGGCACGGTCAACGATCCCCACGTGTTCATCAGCATCGACCCGTCGGGCACGGTCACGATCGTGACGCACCGCTCGGAGATGGGCACCGGCATCCGGACCAGCCTGCCCATGGTCGTCGCCGACGAGCTGGAGGCGGACTGGTCCCGGGTCCGGCTGACCCAGGCGCCGGCCGACGAGCCGCGCTACGGCAATCAGGACACCGACGGGTCGCGCAGCATGCGGCACTTCATCCAGCCCATGCGCCAGTGCGGCGCCGCCATGCGCCAGATGCTCGAAGAGGCGGCTGCCCGGGAATGGAAGGTGCCGGTCTCGGAGGTCCAGGCGGCTAACCACGAGGTCGTCCATTCCGGTTCGGGCCGCAGGCTCGGCTACGGGGATCTCGCCCAGGCTGCCATGGATCTCCCGACGCCGCCCCTCGACCAGCTCAAGCTCAAGAAGGATGCCGCCTTCCGCTACATGGGAAAGGGCAACATATCGATCTACGACCTGGACGACATCATCACGGGCAAGGCGCAGTACGGCTACGACACCATGCTTCCCGGCATGAAGTTCGCGGTCGTGGCGCATCCGCCGGTGGTCGGCGGCAAGGTCAAGTCCTTCGACGCGTCGGAGACCCTGAAGGTTCCCGGGGTGGAGAAGGTCATCGAAATCCAGACCCAGGACCCACGCGTGAAGTTCACGCCGCTTGGCGGCATCGCCGTGGTGGCGAGCAACACCTACGCCGCCATGAAGGGCAAGGAAGCCCTGAAGATCGAGTGGGACGACGGACCGAACGCGTCCTACGACTCCGCCGCCTACAAGGCCGAGATGGAGAAGACGGCCCGCCAGCCGTCGAAGATCGTCCGCAACGAGGGCGATCCGGAAAAGGCGTTTTCCGCCGCAGCCAGGAAGGTGACGGCGGAATACTACGTCCCCCATCTCGCCTGCGCCCCCATGGAGCCGCCGGTGGCGACGGCCGTTGTCGGCAACGGCCAATGCGAGGTCTGGGCTCCGCTTCAGTATCCCTACGGCGCGCGGGAGGACTTGGCGAAACTGCTGAACCTGCCCATGGACAAGGTGAAGGTCAACGTCACGCTTCTGGGCGGCGGCTTCGGGCGCAAGTCGCAGGCCGACTTCGCGCAGGAGGCGGCCCTGGTGTCGCAGGCGCTGGGCGGAGTGCCGGTGAAGCTCGCCTGGAGCCGGGAAGACGATATCCAGCACAGTTTCTACCATACCGTCTCGCTCGACCACCTGGAGGCGGCGCTCGACGAGAAGGGCAAGGTCACGGGCTGGCTGCACCGCACCGTGGCGCCGTCCCTCATGTCCACCTTCATGCCGGACCCGAAGCACGAGCACTCGCTCGAACTCGCCATGGGCGTGGTCGACGTCCCCTTCGCGATCCCCAACATCCGGTGCGAGAACGGCGAAGCGGCTGCCCATACCCGGATCGGCTGGTTCCGGTCGGTCGCCAACATCCCGCACGCCTTCGCGGCACAGTCCTTCGTGGCCGAGCTCGCCCACAGCCTCGGCAGGGACTCGAAGGATTTCCTCCTGGAACTGATCGGGCCGGCCAGGAAGCTGGACATCGGCAAGACGGGGATGGTGGAGGAGTTCTGGAACTACGGCGATCCCTACGAGACGTATCCGATCGACACCGGGCGCCTCGCCAATGTCGTCAGGGTCGCGGCGGACGGGATCGGGTGGGGCCGCACCCTGCCGAAGGGGCACGGCCTCGGCATCGCCGCGCACCGCAGCTTCCTGTCCTACGTGGCGACCGCGATCGAGGTCGCGATCGACGACCAGGGGAACCTGTCGGTCCCTCGGGTCGACACCGCGATCGACTGCGGCTTCGCGGTCAATCCGGAGCGTATCCGGTCGCAGATCGAGGGAGCGGCCGTGATGGGCATGAGTTCGACCATGTTCAGCGAGATCACCTTCGAGAAGGGCCGGGCGGTCCAGGCCAACTACGACACCTATGAGGTCGCCCGCATCGACACGTCGCCGCTCGACGTGCGCACGCACATCATCCCCCACGGGTACGATGTTCCGGCGAGCGGCGTCGGCGAACCGGGGGTGCCGCCCTTCGCGCCGGCGCTGTGCAACGCGATCTTCGCGGCGACGGGCAAGCGCATCCGGACCCTGCCGATCGGCGGGCAGGACCTGAGGGCGATCTGA